A part of Tardiphaga sp. vice304 genomic DNA contains:
- a CDS encoding acyl-CoA dehydrogenase, whose amino-acid sequence MNFDDTTEEAAFRATARAWIAAHAPKELEAELTKPSAERASEKRDGMIEVSKAWQKKKADAGWACLHWPKEYGGRGATPIERVIWQQEEGVYDKLSKPFAIGQGMCGPTVMAYADEDQKRKYLPPLASGETIWCQLFSEPAGGSDVAGLRTRAEKDGSDWIVNGQKIWTSGAHYSDYGILITRTDPNVPKHKGLTMFFLDMKSAGIEVKPIKQANGMQEFNEVFFTNVRIPDSQRLGAVGDGWNVSLTTLMNERMSIGARLATGFPELFEFCSNLMLEDGLAIDDRAVRSKLANWAVKNSGLKYTSYRAISALSKGERPGPENSIGKLVSGAMLQDIAMFAADLQGASGALTEGDGEAAGAFQAMILQSPSIRIAGGTDEILRNIIAERVLGLPGDIRVDKDVPFNQIPTKGR is encoded by the coding sequence ATGAATTTCGACGACACAACCGAAGAAGCAGCCTTCCGCGCCACGGCGCGCGCCTGGATCGCGGCGCATGCGCCGAAGGAGCTCGAGGCCGAGCTGACAAAACCCTCGGCCGAGCGTGCCTCCGAGAAGCGCGACGGCATGATCGAGGTGTCGAAGGCCTGGCAGAAGAAGAAAGCCGACGCCGGCTGGGCCTGCCTGCACTGGCCGAAGGAATATGGTGGACGTGGCGCAACCCCGATCGAGCGGGTGATCTGGCAGCAGGAAGAGGGCGTCTACGACAAGCTCTCGAAGCCGTTCGCCATCGGGCAGGGCATGTGCGGGCCGACCGTGATGGCCTATGCCGATGAAGACCAGAAGCGCAAATATCTGCCGCCGCTGGCATCCGGCGAAACCATCTGGTGCCAGCTGTTCTCCGAACCTGCCGGCGGATCTGACGTCGCCGGCCTCCGCACGCGGGCGGAAAAGGACGGCTCCGACTGGATCGTCAACGGCCAGAAAATCTGGACCTCGGGCGCGCATTACTCCGACTACGGCATCCTCATTACCCGTACCGATCCCAACGTGCCCAAGCACAAGGGCCTGACGATGTTCTTCCTGGACATGAAGAGCGCGGGTATCGAGGTCAAGCCGATCAAGCAGGCCAACGGCATGCAGGAATTCAACGAGGTGTTCTTCACCAACGTGCGGATTCCCGACAGCCAGCGGCTCGGCGCGGTGGGCGACGGCTGGAACGTATCGCTGACGACGCTGATGAACGAGCGGATGTCGATCGGCGCGCGGCTTGCCACGGGCTTCCCCGAACTGTTCGAGTTCTGCAGCAATTTGATGCTGGAGGACGGGCTTGCGATCGACGACCGTGCCGTGCGCTCAAAGCTCGCAAACTGGGCGGTGAAAAATTCCGGCCTGAAATATACCAGCTACCGCGCAATCTCCGCGCTGTCGAAAGGCGAGCGGCCGGGGCCGGAGAATTCGATCGGCAAGCTGGTGTCCGGCGCCATGCTGCAGGACATCGCGATGTTCGCCGCCGACCTGCAGGGCGCCTCGGGCGCGCTGACTGAAGGAGACGGCGAGGCGGCCGGGGCGTTCCAGGCGATGATCCTGCAGTCGCCGTCGATCCGCATTGCGGGCGGCACCGATGAGATCCTGCGCAACATCATCGCCGAGCGCGTGCTGGGCCTGCCCGGCGACATCCGCGTCGACAAGGACGTGCCGTTCAACCAGATCCCTACTAAGGGACGCTAA
- a CDS encoding sensor domain-containing diguanylate cyclase has translation MRTWRFFFQAQLDFIFFFYGLAFILLGAVCFAISKAQSGRIKWSILGTFALLHGIGEWLDLTALMIGDTPMFAALRVGGMTISFILLMEFARMNAGQFDLPAPGRWIYLPLVGIVVYAASTVNLGAAAALARYIFGFLGSVGAGMIFIAEARRSTGGARTFAGFSAIYFFLYGIAAGIIVREVPFWPASVLHYAWFMASTGIPIQLVRALLACALAFSIWAIWGILIARELGSERYASYIRKQFIAAIGAITTILLVGWTLTEFLGEIYRRNVEQTARGDIDLLASRLAGETAIVDGMVLTLARTPGLLSPVGDGPHQGDGYGQGALDLHVKAAGATSGYIMDASKNIIAASTENARVMTEALPKRLQPSFDAAMTGKPGRDFAFDSDGSGRSYVSSMPIPSDKGTVAGVAILSKSLDGLEDDLTRFGRPYFFVNPDGLVVLSNRRDLLFKQLWPLADGQKNELALQRRWLGDRPMMATELIGSEWITFDGRREIVRRRFAENSQWSLLVAMPAETIVASRLIGIIVTLLGTVMALIYFIGREHSIRESVQTESRRALQKLAQDLRFQAVTDPLTGLFNRWKFDDSLVGEMARSARYGTPLSLVLYDVDHFKQVNDIHGHQAGDDVLVQLSQVVSDGIRKSDLLARWGGEEFVILTPGSSGPKTYQAALKLSQSIAQATFADVGRVTCSFGVAEHVEGDTAESLMARADGALYLAKINGRNRVEIATLPNAGRATSVA, from the coding sequence ATGAGAACATGGCGGTTTTTTTTCCAAGCCCAGCTCGATTTCATTTTTTTCTTTTATGGTCTGGCGTTCATTCTGCTGGGCGCCGTCTGCTTTGCCATTTCAAAAGCTCAGAGCGGTCGGATCAAATGGAGCATCCTTGGCACTTTTGCCCTGTTGCATGGGATCGGCGAGTGGCTCGACCTGACTGCGCTGATGATCGGCGATACGCCGATGTTTGCGGCCCTGCGTGTCGGGGGCATGACGATTTCTTTTATCCTGCTGATGGAATTCGCGCGTATGAATGCCGGTCAGTTCGATCTTCCGGCGCCCGGCCGATGGATCTATCTGCCTCTGGTCGGCATCGTGGTCTACGCCGCATCGACGGTTAACCTGGGCGCGGCAGCAGCGCTGGCACGCTACATCTTCGGCTTTCTGGGGTCAGTCGGGGCCGGAATGATTTTCATCGCAGAGGCACGACGATCGACCGGTGGTGCGCGAACTTTCGCTGGCTTCTCGGCCATCTACTTTTTCCTGTATGGCATCGCGGCCGGCATTATCGTTCGCGAGGTGCCATTTTGGCCGGCCTCGGTCCTTCATTACGCTTGGTTCATGGCATCAACCGGCATTCCTATTCAGCTCGTACGGGCGCTGCTGGCATGCGCGCTAGCTTTCTCCATCTGGGCAATCTGGGGAATTCTGATCGCCAGAGAACTCGGCTCGGAGCGCTATGCCTCCTACATCCGCAAACAATTCATAGCTGCCATCGGCGCGATCACCACGATTCTGCTGGTCGGCTGGACGCTCACCGAATTTCTGGGCGAAATCTACCGGCGCAATGTCGAACAGACCGCGCGGGGGGACATCGATCTGCTGGCCAGCCGCTTGGCCGGCGAAACGGCCATCGTCGATGGCATGGTGCTAACACTGGCGCGGACGCCCGGCCTGCTCTCCCCCGTCGGCGACGGTCCCCATCAGGGCGATGGATACGGGCAGGGTGCGCTGGACCTCCACGTCAAAGCCGCCGGCGCCACGTCCGGCTATATAATGGATGCATCGAAGAACATCATTGCTGCCTCGACAGAGAACGCGCGGGTCATGACGGAAGCGCTGCCAAAGCGGCTACAACCATCATTTGATGCCGCTATGACCGGCAAGCCCGGGCGTGATTTCGCGTTCGACAGCGATGGCTCAGGCCGCAGTTACGTCTCCAGCATGCCGATCCCGAGCGACAAGGGAACGGTCGCGGGTGTCGCCATCCTCAGCAAATCGCTCGACGGGCTCGAAGACGACCTGACCCGTTTTGGCCGGCCTTATTTTTTCGTCAATCCAGACGGCCTCGTGGTCCTCAGCAATCGCCGCGACTTGTTGTTCAAGCAGTTGTGGCCGCTCGCTGATGGCCAGAAAAACGAACTGGCGCTGCAACGCCGATGGCTCGGCGATCGCCCGATGATGGCAACCGAGCTGATCGGATCGGAATGGATAACGTTTGACGGCAGGCGGGAAATTGTCCGCCGCCGCTTCGCCGAGAACAGCCAATGGTCGCTGCTTGTCGCCATGCCGGCGGAAACGATCGTTGCCAGCCGGCTGATCGGGATCATCGTCACGCTGCTGGGAACGGTCATGGCGCTGATCTATTTCATCGGACGCGAGCACAGCATACGGGAAAGCGTCCAGACGGAAAGCCGGCGGGCCTTACAGAAGCTGGCGCAGGACCTGCGCTTCCAGGCCGTCACCGACCCTCTCACCGGCCTCTTCAACCGCTGGAAATTCGACGATTCGCTGGTTGGCGAAATGGCGCGCTCGGCGCGCTATGGCACGCCGCTATCTCTGGTGCTGTACGACGTCGATCACTTCAAGCAGGTCAACGACATTCATGGGCATCAGGCGGGAGACGACGTCCTGGTCCAGCTTTCACAGGTCGTGTCGGACGGCATCCGGAAATCGGATCTGCTGGCGCGCTGGGGCGGCGAAGAATTTGTCATTCTGACGCCCGGCTCAAGCGGGCCGAAGACTTATCAGGCTGCGCTCAAGCTGTCGCAGAGCATCGCACAGGCGACGTTTGCCGATGTCGGCAGGGTCACCTGCAGCTTCGGCGTCGCGGAGCATGTCGAGGGCGACACCGCGGAAAGCCTGATGGCGCGCGCCGATGGGGCGCTGTATCTCGCCAAGATCAATGGGCGCAACCGGGTTGAAATAGCGACGCTGCCGAACGCCGGCCGGGCGACATCCGTTGCCTAG
- a CDS encoding enoyl-CoA hydratase/isomerase family protein, whose product MPDTTDASLPILTQDGPRATIRLNRAKHLNRLQQSDLDHLLLLFDRIEADPAIRVLVLTGTGRAFSAGFDLGSIADRAGSAAAQPSAGSSFEIVANRLEDLALPTICRLNGGVYGGSTDLALACDFRIGVDSCEMFMPAARLGLHYYKGGIKRYVTRLGVNNAKRLFLTAQKIDAAEMLAIGYLTASVPMAALDEEVDRLAGILAGNAPRAMAGMKRAINEFARGELDEEAADARARNSMRGDEIKEGIKAFGEKRPPRF is encoded by the coding sequence ATGCCGGACACCACCGACGCCTCCCTGCCGATCCTGACCCAAGACGGCCCCCGCGCCACCATCCGGCTAAATCGCGCGAAGCATCTGAACCGGTTGCAGCAGAGCGACCTCGACCATCTTCTGTTGCTGTTCGACCGGATCGAGGCCGATCCGGCGATTCGCGTGCTGGTGCTGACCGGCACCGGCCGCGCCTTCAGCGCCGGCTTCGACCTCGGCTCGATCGCCGACCGCGCCGGCAGCGCGGCCGCGCAACCGAGCGCCGGCTCGTCGTTCGAGATCGTCGCCAACCGGCTCGAGGACCTCGCCCTGCCTACGATCTGCCGGCTCAATGGCGGCGTCTATGGCGGCTCCACCGATCTGGCGCTGGCCTGCGATTTCCGCATCGGCGTGGACAGCTGCGAGATGTTCATGCCGGCGGCCCGGCTCGGGCTGCATTACTACAAGGGCGGCATCAAGCGCTACGTGACAAGGCTTGGCGTCAACAATGCCAAGCGATTGTTCCTCACCGCGCAGAAGATCGACGCCGCCGAGATGCTGGCGATCGGCTATCTCACCGCATCGGTGCCAATGGCGGCGCTGGACGAGGAAGTGGACAGGCTCGCGGGGATTCTGGCCGGCAATGCGCCCAGGGCGATGGCCGGCATGAAGCGTGCGATCAACGAATTCGCCCGCGGCGAACTGGATGAGGAAGCCGCAGACGCCCGCGCCCGCAACAGCATGCGTGGCGACGAGATCAAGGAAGGCATCAAGGCGTTCGGGGAAAAACGGCCGCCGAGGTTCTGA
- a CDS encoding nitroreductase, protein MTDTAIDTLETLLAARYSCRAYKPEQVPRATIERILTAAQKTASWCNSQPWQVTITSGAATEAFRDVLYPVAAAGTPNSGDFPFPREYRGVYLDRRRESGFQLYNTLGIQRGDKAAYARQAMENFNFFGAPHVAIITTDEALGVYGAVDCGGYVTSFMLAAQAMGLATVPQAALAFHSAVVRKHFGMADDRRVVCGISFGFPDADAKVNSYRTTRAALPDVATFVE, encoded by the coding sequence ATGACCGACACCGCCATCGACACGCTCGAAACCCTGCTCGCCGCGCGCTATTCCTGCCGCGCCTACAAGCCGGAACAGGTGCCGCGCGCGACCATCGAGCGCATTCTCACCGCCGCGCAGAAAACCGCGTCGTGGTGCAACAGCCAGCCGTGGCAGGTGACGATTACCTCCGGCGCGGCGACCGAAGCGTTCCGCGACGTGCTGTACCCCGTTGCCGCCGCCGGCACGCCGAACTCCGGTGACTTCCCGTTCCCGCGCGAATATCGCGGCGTCTATCTCGACCGCCGCCGCGAGAGCGGCTTCCAGCTCTATAATACGCTGGGCATCCAGCGCGGCGACAAGGCGGCTTACGCCAGGCAGGCGATGGAGAACTTCAACTTCTTCGGCGCGCCGCATGTCGCCATCATCACCACCGACGAGGCGCTCGGCGTCTACGGCGCGGTGGATTGCGGCGGCTATGTCACCAGCTTCATGCTGGCGGCGCAGGCGATGGGGCTTGCCACGGTGCCGCAGGCGGCCTTGGCGTTTCACTCTGCCGTCGTGCGGAAGCACTTCGGCATGGCGGATGATCGCCGCGTGGTGTGTGGGATTTCGTTCGGATTTCCGGATGCAGATGCCAAGGTGAACAGCTATCGGACCACGCGAGCGGCGTTGCCGGACGTAGCGACCTTCGTGGAGTAG
- a CDS encoding DUF3307 domain-containing protein — translation MLFPAFSSSIALGPLLAWMLALTVKHVIADFFLQNAWMAMGKDARTGWALPLLAHVSIHGVLTTALVAAVQPKLWFIGLIDFAIHLAIDRSKGFLVARYRIAPGNPWFWWLIGIDQALHHLTGLGLAILLVANR, via the coding sequence TTGTTGTTTCCCGCATTTTCGTCGTCGATCGCCCTGGGACCGCTGCTCGCCTGGATGCTGGCGCTTACGGTCAAGCATGTCATTGCGGACTTCTTCCTGCAGAACGCCTGGATGGCGATGGGCAAGGACGCCCGGACCGGATGGGCTTTGCCACTGCTGGCGCATGTCTCGATCCATGGCGTGCTGACGACGGCGCTGGTCGCCGCCGTGCAGCCGAAACTGTGGTTCATCGGGCTGATCGATTTCGCGATCCATCTTGCGATCGACCGCAGCAAGGGCTTTCTGGTCGCCCGCTACCGCATCGCACCCGGCAATCCCTGGTTCTGGTGGCTGATCGGGATCGACCAGGCCCTGCACCATTTGACCGGTCTGGGCCTCGCCATTCTGCTTGTGGCCAACCGCTGA
- a CDS encoding acyl-CoA dehydrogenase produces MNFDDTPQEAAFRCEARAWIAANAPKEYEDELKRASLGRIQLKGGNILEVAKAWQKKKAEAGWAVPHWPKDYGGRGASPIERVIWQQEEGVFGKLGALFIIGHGMCGPTMMAYAAEDQKRHYLPPLASGENIWCQLFSEPAGGSDVAGLRTRAEKDGDDWIINGQKIWTSGAHYSDFGILITRTDPNVPKHKGLTMFFLDMKSAGVEVKPIKQANGQSEFNEVYFTDVRIPDAQRLGAVGDGWNVSLTTLMNERMAIGANMATGVPELFEFASSLMLEDGPAIDDRAVRSKLASWAVRASGLKYTSFRAISALSKGERPGPENSIGKLVAGTMLQDVATYALDLQGAAGVLSGPDDAEAAGKFQAMLLRSPATRVEGGTDEILRNIIAERVLGLPGDIRVDKDVPFNQIPTRGR; encoded by the coding sequence ATGAATTTCGATGACACCCCGCAGGAAGCCGCTTTTCGCTGCGAGGCCCGCGCCTGGATCGCGGCCAACGCGCCAAAGGAATATGAGGACGAGCTGAAGCGCGCCTCGCTTGGCCGCATCCAGCTCAAGGGCGGCAATATTCTGGAGGTGGCAAAGGCCTGGCAGAAGAAGAAGGCCGAGGCCGGCTGGGCGGTGCCGCACTGGCCGAAGGACTATGGCGGCCGCGGCGCGTCGCCGATCGAGCGGGTGATCTGGCAGCAGGAAGAGGGCGTGTTCGGCAAGCTCGGCGCGCTGTTCATTATCGGCCACGGGATGTGCGGCCCGACCATGATGGCCTATGCTGCCGAGGACCAGAAGCGGCACTACCTGCCGCCGCTGGCCTCCGGCGAGAACATCTGGTGCCAGTTGTTTTCCGAACCCGCCGGCGGCTCGGACGTCGCCGGCCTGCGCACGCGGGCAGAAAAGGACGGCGACGACTGGATCATCAATGGTCAAAAAATATGGACATCGGGCGCGCACTATTCCGATTTTGGAATCTTGATCACCCGCACCGATCCCAATGTGCCCAAGCACAAGGGCCTCACCATGTTCTTCCTCGACATGAAGAGCGCGGGCGTCGAGGTGAAGCCTATCAAGCAGGCCAACGGGCAGTCCGAGTTCAACGAGGTGTATTTCACCGACGTGCGAATTCCGGACGCGCAGCGTCTGGGCGCCGTCGGCGATGGCTGGAACGTGTCGCTGACCACCCTGATGAACGAGCGTATGGCGATCGGTGCCAATATGGCCACCGGCGTGCCGGAACTGTTCGAGTTCGCCAGCAGCCTGATGCTGGAGGATGGTCCGGCGATCGACGATCGCGCGGTGCGCTCGAAGCTCGCCAGCTGGGCGGTGCGCGCCAGCGGGCTGAAGTACACCAGCTTCCGTGCGATCTCGGCGCTGTCGAAGGGTGAGCGGCCGGGGCCGGAAAACTCGATCGGCAAGCTGGTCGCGGGTACCATGCTGCAGGATGTCGCGACCTACGCGCTCGACCTGCAGGGCGCCGCTGGCGTGCTCAGCGGTCCGGACGACGCCGAGGCGGCCGGCAAATTCCAGGCGATGCTGCTGCGCTCGCCCGCCACCCGCGTCGAGGGCGGCACCGACGAGATCCTGCGCAACATCATCGCCGAGCGCGTGCTGGGCCTGCCCGGCGACATCCGCGTCGACAAGGACGTGCCGTTCAACCAGATCCCCACAAGAGGACGCTGA
- a CDS encoding DUF6537 domain-containing protein, translated as MTGFINVIRNTLTELVGPDHSTPAVLPAGLPDQVLPAARAGVALLTDYQSQAYAQLYCDRLRRFIGRRGVDDALFAEIARLLAERMAYLDAIRIAQLKLQEAPGQGRHAIDVRRFRCDELLGALPVIAGGPLLRMVEIVRCAHRTVPIRFSNASWWGIQRLKLESSLRHSRRLSARYAVERVWVERWLHMIDRALTRQPAAVGAVVQMATMIEGYGTGYRTGMAAWHQIIDGLAKPVFDGPLVLPDLAAAIARARHVPRDPKGEELRKVIAEIRAGACNPGSTMA; from the coding sequence GTGACCGGCTTCATCAACGTCATCCGCAATACGCTTACCGAACTGGTCGGGCCGGATCACAGCACGCCGGCCGTGCTGCCGGCCGGCCTGCCGGATCAGGTGCTGCCCGCGGCGCGTGCTGGGGTGGCGCTGCTCACGGACTATCAAAGCCAGGCCTATGCGCAGCTGTATTGCGACCGGCTGCGCCGCTTTATTGGCCGGCGCGGCGTCGATGACGCGCTGTTTGCCGAGATCGCAAGGCTGCTGGCGGAGCGGATGGCCTATCTCGACGCGATCCGCATCGCGCAGCTCAAATTGCAGGAAGCGCCGGGTCAGGGCCGCCATGCGATCGACGTCCGGCGGTTTCGCTGCGACGAGCTGCTTGGCGCGCTGCCGGTGATTGCCGGCGGGCCGCTGCTGCGAATGGTCGAGATCGTCCGCTGCGCGCATCGGACCGTGCCGATTCGCTTCAGCAATGCGAGCTGGTGGGGGATCCAGCGTCTCAAGCTAGAGTCCTCGTTGCGCCATTCGCGGCGGCTGTCGGCGCGCTATGCGGTCGAGCGCGTCTGGGTCGAGCGCTGGCTGCACATGATCGATCGCGCGCTGACCCGGCAGCCGGCGGCGGTCGGCGCGGTGGTGCAGATGGCGACCATGATCGAAGGCTACGGCACCGGCTACCGGACGGGCATGGCGGCCTGGCACCAGATTATCGACGGGTTGGCCAAGCCGGTGTTCGACGGCCCGCTGGTGCTGCCGGACCTGGCTGCCGCCATCGCCAGGGCCCGCCATGTGCCGCGCGATCCGAAGGGGGAAGAATTGCGCAAAGTCATTGCGGAGATCAGGGCAGGGGCGTGCAATCCCGGTTCCACGATGGCATAA
- a CDS encoding Crp/Fnr family transcriptional regulator, translating into MDLFDLQHAGSVFATIFVLATCTMRTMIPLRVFGVVSNVLLILLSIPTHNYSVMALHGVLMLLNGYRLHQMLQLVRDVKKSVSSDLSMEWLKPFMTKRRTQTGEVLFYKDEKAEEMFYIVSGRYRLVESEIELPVGAIVGELGMLSPTNARTQTLECLEGGAVLGISYSQVEELYVQNPEFGFYFLKLASARLFENIGRLETQLAQHEAPSIAGAAQPA; encoded by the coding sequence ATGGACCTCTTCGACCTGCAACACGCCGGCAGTGTGTTTGCCACGATCTTCGTGCTGGCGACCTGCACGATGCGGACGATGATCCCGCTGCGGGTGTTCGGCGTCGTGAGCAACGTGCTGCTGATCCTGCTGTCGATCCCGACCCATAATTATTCCGTGATGGCGTTGCATGGCGTGCTGATGCTGCTGAACGGCTATCGCCTGCACCAGATGCTGCAACTGGTCCGCGACGTAAAAAAATCGGTATCTTCCGACCTTTCGATGGAATGGCTGAAGCCGTTCATGACCAAGCGACGCACGCAGACCGGCGAGGTACTGTTCTACAAGGATGAGAAGGCGGAGGAGATGTTCTACATCGTCAGTGGCCGCTACCGTCTGGTGGAGTCCGAGATCGAGCTGCCGGTCGGCGCCATCGTCGGTGAACTCGGCATGCTGTCGCCGACCAATGCGCGTACCCAGACGCTGGAATGTCTCGAGGGCGGCGCCGTGCTGGGCATCAGCTACAGCCAGGTCGAGGAGCTGTACGTGCAGAACCCGGAATTCGGGTTCTACTTTCTGAAGCTGGCCTCGGCGCGGCTGTTCGAGAACATCGGCAGGCTGGAAACGCAACTGGCGCAGCACGAGGCGCCGTCGATCGCGGGCGCGGCGCAGCCCGCCTGA